From Thermogemmata fonticola, a single genomic window includes:
- a CDS encoding SPFH domain-containing protein translates to MLLETYTAMLSLRFLLLAAVVLWLGSGITIIRPGERAVVQRFGAIVAHPYPGLWLGLPWGIDRVERFSVQVVRQIAVGYDPARDEPFLGQFLTADQNLVQLQLAVHYVIGESDRELDAYLAQRTQVEGVLERLCEAAVAEWVSTHNVDEVLLTGNAALPIWTHQRLQQHLPAYQLGIHIQQIHVVWLTPPEEVRPAFAAVTQAQTAIGMQLLKAQQQAEQRQRQARALAYRLDQQAEAFRQSLLQQTGAEIEQFQTLQQALGRSPDQLVLFWWQEMQRCLTDLKIRGGRVEPIDAQAHPQGLDLTHLLRLRDNPSR, encoded by the coding sequence GTGCTTCTGGAGACCTACACGGCCATGCTCTCGCTCCGCTTTCTCCTCCTGGCAGCCGTGGTGTTGTGGCTGGGCAGTGGGATTACCATCATTCGTCCCGGTGAACGAGCTGTAGTGCAACGCTTCGGCGCTATCGTCGCACACCCCTATCCCGGCCTATGGCTCGGCTTGCCATGGGGAATCGACCGTGTGGAGCGTTTCTCCGTTCAGGTGGTTCGCCAGATTGCAGTCGGCTATGATCCCGCGCGCGATGAACCCTTTCTCGGTCAGTTCCTCACTGCAGACCAAAATCTGGTCCAGCTCCAACTGGCTGTCCATTATGTGATCGGCGAAAGCGATAGAGAACTGGATGCCTACCTGGCTCAGCGCACGCAAGTGGAGGGAGTTTTGGAGCGACTGTGCGAAGCTGCAGTTGCGGAATGGGTTAGCACCCACAATGTGGACGAGGTCTTACTGACAGGAAATGCCGCCTTGCCGATTTGGACCCACCAACGCTTGCAACAGCATTTGCCGGCCTATCAGCTCGGCATCCACATTCAGCAGATACATGTCGTCTGGCTGACACCGCCGGAAGAGGTGCGTCCTGCCTTCGCTGCTGTGACGCAGGCTCAGACCGCCATCGGCATGCAACTTTTGAAAGCTCAGCAACAAGCCGAACAGCGCCAGCGCCAGGCGCGAGCATTAGCCTACCGGCTGGATCAGCAGGCGGAGGCTTTTCGCCAGAGCCTCCTCCAGCAAACCGGTGCCGAGATCGAACAGTTCCAAACACTGCAACAGGCTCTCGGCCGCTCTCCGGACCAACTCGTTCTGTTCTGGTGGCAGGAAATGCAGCGGTGTCTCACGGACCTGAAAATCCGCGGGGGACGCGTTGAACCGATCGACGCTCAAGCCCATCCGCAGGGCTTGGACCTGACACATCTCCTGCGCCTGCGAGACAACCCAAGCCGATGA
- a CDS encoding TIGR01777 family oxidoreductase, whose protein sequence is MTVTTSLWRSPMPVSAEELSDWHDRPGALQRLLPPWERVQILNIQGRLSTGQQRVVFRLVLGGIVPIRWEAEASNYQRGQGFVDVQLRGPFAEWRHVHRFIPQDEERALLQDEVSFRLPGGFLLRGLANRTVRKRLDRIFRYRHQVTASDLHRHRKYRHLPRQRIAITGSRGLIGSALVPFLTAGGHEVIRLLSRPATPAYDDGTLWHVWPAEEPAPNAQLTQVDAVIHLAGENIAIGRWNAQKKQRIRESRVGPTRRLAEALAALPSGQRPHTLLCASAVGFYGHRGEEELLEDSPAGEGFFPEVCQQWEAATEPARQAGIRTVHLRFGAVLSPRGGALAKQLPAFRWGLGAVLGSGQQWFSWISIEDAIAAIYHCLMEPSIQGPVNIVAPEPVPQRTFAKTLGRVLRRPACAWLPAPVVRCLFGELADHALLVSTRARPGKLLATGFTFDYPDLESALRFLLGR, encoded by the coding sequence ATGACTGTGACGACATCCCTTTGGCGGTCGCCGATGCCGGTGAGCGCTGAGGAACTTTCCGATTGGCATGACCGTCCAGGCGCCTTGCAGCGCTTACTGCCACCCTGGGAACGCGTGCAGATTTTGAATATCCAAGGCCGACTGTCCACAGGACAGCAGCGGGTTGTCTTTCGCTTGGTTCTGGGGGGGATAGTCCCCATCCGCTGGGAAGCGGAAGCTTCTAACTATCAACGCGGTCAAGGATTTGTGGATGTGCAGCTTCGCGGCCCTTTTGCCGAGTGGAGGCACGTCCATCGTTTCATCCCTCAAGACGAAGAACGGGCGCTGCTCCAGGATGAAGTCAGCTTTCGCTTGCCGGGCGGTTTTCTACTCCGTGGTCTCGCCAATCGAACAGTAAGGAAGCGTCTGGATCGTATATTCCGCTATCGTCATCAGGTGACAGCGTCGGACCTTCACCGCCATCGGAAGTATCGCCATCTGCCACGGCAGCGGATTGCCATCACGGGTTCCCGCGGGTTGATTGGTTCTGCGTTAGTTCCTTTTTTGACAGCGGGAGGTCATGAGGTCATCCGGTTATTGAGCCGTCCCGCGACACCAGCTTATGACGACGGTACTCTCTGGCACGTGTGGCCCGCAGAGGAACCAGCGCCAAACGCCCAACTGACCCAAGTTGATGCCGTCATTCATCTGGCGGGCGAGAATATCGCTATTGGGCGGTGGAATGCGCAAAAGAAGCAGCGGATCCGCGAGAGCCGCGTGGGGCCGACGCGCCGTCTGGCGGAAGCCCTCGCCGCTCTCCCATCGGGTCAACGTCCGCATACGTTACTCTGTGCCTCCGCTGTGGGCTTTTATGGCCATAGGGGAGAGGAGGAGTTGTTGGAAGACTCGCCCGCTGGCGAGGGCTTTTTCCCGGAGGTTTGCCAGCAATGGGAGGCGGCCACGGAGCCGGCCCGACAGGCCGGTATCCGTACCGTGCACTTACGCTTCGGCGCTGTGCTCAGTCCACGAGGTGGAGCACTGGCCAAACAACTGCCTGCCTTTCGCTGGGGGTTGGGCGCAGTGCTGGGCAGTGGCCAGCAATGGTTCTCCTGGATCAGTATCGAAGATGCTATCGCTGCCATCTATCACTGCCTGATGGAGCCGTCCATTCAAGGTCCAGTTAACATCGTCGCTCCTGAGCCTGTGCCGCAGCGCACCTTCGCTAAGACGTTGGGCCGAGTGCTGCGCCGACCCGCCTGTGCGTGGTTACCGGCACCCGTTGTACGCTGCCTTTTCGGGGAATTGGCTGACCACGCTCTGCTGGTGAGTACCCGGGCGCGGCCTGGAAAACTCCTCGCTACCGGCTTTACCTTTGACTATCCCGATCTAGAGAGTGCGCTGCGATTCCTGCTGGGACGCTGA
- a CDS encoding sulfatase family protein: MKFPQLYWLVGAVLWVCTCPLLASEKPNFVLITCEDISPHLGCYGDPDAITPHLDRLASQGVRFTQAFTHAPVCAPSRSGIITGMYPTTLGTHHMRSKLVKTPPLFTDYLRKAGYQVVWPPAAGGIGKTDFNFDVPKGWVDLRVDWTAKPEVLRPPFFAIYNITVTHESQVRASRYQYVRNTARLTPQQRHDPNKVRIPPYYPDTWAVRDCMAVYHDNITAMDYIVGDILKLLDEKCLSQNTIVIFYSDHGAGLPRAKRWPYDSGLRVPLIVRWPGVIPAGSVRDDLVALLDLAPTLLALAGVDIPTHMQGRVFLGPKTQSPPEFLFAARDRMDEAYDRIRSVRDKRYRYIRNFHPDLPYMQYINYMDEMPIMRDWRRLAFEGRLNATQKLFMARTKPQEELYDISNDPYEIKNLAQSPEHQEVVRRMREALERWIRETKDLGEIPEAELIRRGIVHDVLSQEYEARRKLHPRTPPVPPED, translated from the coding sequence ATGAAGTTTCCCCAATTGTACTGGCTTGTGGGAGCGGTGTTGTGGGTCTGCACATGTCCGCTACTCGCGTCAGAAAAGCCGAATTTCGTCCTCATCACCTGCGAGGATATATCCCCGCATTTGGGTTGCTACGGTGATCCAGATGCTATCACGCCACATTTGGACCGCCTGGCTTCTCAGGGGGTGCGTTTTACCCAGGCATTCACTCATGCTCCCGTTTGTGCACCGTCTCGATCAGGCATCATTACTGGTATGTATCCTACAACATTAGGAACGCATCATATGCGATCCAAATTGGTAAAAACACCTCCGTTGTTTACGGATTATCTCCGCAAAGCAGGCTACCAAGTCGTTTGGCCTCCCGCCGCCGGCGGTATCGGCAAGACAGATTTCAACTTTGACGTTCCGAAAGGTTGGGTCGACCTGCGGGTGGATTGGACGGCCAAGCCTGAGGTGTTGCGCCCTCCCTTTTTCGCCATCTACAACATCACGGTGACACATGAAAGTCAGGTCCGCGCCTCTCGCTATCAGTATGTCCGTAATACAGCACGGCTAACTCCTCAGCAGCGTCACGATCCGAACAAAGTGCGAATACCGCCATACTATCCGGATACTTGGGCGGTACGGGATTGCATGGCAGTTTATCATGATAATATCACTGCAATGGATTATATTGTCGGCGATATACTTAAACTGCTGGATGAGAAATGTCTCAGTCAGAATACCATAGTGATATTCTACAGTGATCACGGAGCGGGTCTGCCGCGTGCGAAGCGCTGGCCATACGACAGCGGCCTGCGGGTTCCCCTGATTGTTCGCTGGCCAGGAGTCATTCCTGCCGGCAGTGTGCGTGACGATCTGGTTGCTTTACTCGACCTGGCGCCTACACTATTGGCCCTAGCGGGAGTCGATATCCCCACCCACATGCAAGGCCGGGTGTTCCTCGGTCCCAAGACACAATCGCCGCCAGAGTTCCTCTTTGCAGCCCGCGATCGCATGGATGAGGCCTATGATCGCATCCGTTCTGTTCGCGACAAGAGGTACCGCTACATCCGTAATTTTCATCCCGATTTGCCTTACATGCAATATATCAATTATATGGATGAAATGCCTATAATGCGCGATTGGCGCCGTCTGGCCTTTGAAGGACGTCTCAATGCAACTCAAAAACTCTTTATGGCTCGTACTAAACCCCAGGAGGAATTATACGATATCAGCAATGATCCCTACGAAATTAAGAACCTGGCCCAATCTCCAGAACATCAGGAGGTTGTGCGGCGGATGCGGGAAGCACTGGAACGCTGGATTCGGGAGACAAAAGACCTGGGGGAGATTCCGGAGGCGGAGTTGATCCGCCGCGGAATCGTGCACGATGTGCTCAGCCAAGAGTACGAAGCCCGACGGAAATTGCATCCTCGGACCCCGCCGGTTCCTCCCGAGGATTAG